TTTTGATCTCAGTCAAAACGTAAAATTCTCCACTTATGCTGTACCGATGATTATTGGGGAAATAAGGAGATACCTGCGTGACAACAATCCCATCAGGGTCAGCAGGTCGCTGCGGGATGTAGCATATAAAGCTCTGCAAGTGAGAGACAGTTTGGTTAATAAGTTTTCCCGGGAACCGTCAATAAATGAAATTGCCGGTGAATTAAAAATGCCCAGGGAGGAAATTATTTTTGCCCTGGATGCAATCCAAGAGCCCATTTCTTTGTTTGAGCCCATTTACCATGATGGGGGAGATCCCATATTTGTCATGGATCAGATTAGTGATGAGAAAAACCAGGACTTCAGCTGGCTGGAGGAAATATCCATCAAAGAAGCCCTAACCAAACTCAGCGATCGCGAAAAGCACATTTTAACACTGCGTTTTTTTGAAGGTAAAACCCAAATGGAGGTGGCTGAGGAGATCGGAATCTCCCAGGCACAAGTATCCCGGTTAGAAAAAGCCGCTCTAAACCACATGCGAAAGTACGT
This sequence is a window from Desulforamulus hydrothermalis Lam5 = DSM 18033. Protein-coding genes within it:
- the sigG gene encoding RNA polymerase sporulation sigma factor SigG, coding for MLVNKVEICGVNTSKLPVLTNSQMRTLFEAMQQGDKNARNELINGNLRLVLSVIQRFTNRGEYVDDLFQVGCIGLMKAIDNFDLSQNVKFSTYAVPMIIGEIRRYLRDNNPIRVSRSLRDVAYKALQVRDSLVNKFSREPSINEIAGELKMPREEIIFALDAIQEPISLFEPIYHDGGDPIFVMDQISDEKNQDFSWLEEISIKEALTKLSDREKHILTLRFFEGKTQMEVAEEIGISQAQVSRLEKAALNHMRKYV